Proteins found in one Candidatus Binatia bacterium genomic segment:
- a CDS encoding inositol monophosphatase family protein: MLVRTLLACELAQAAGKLIRDAVGTRRDVEHKSAVDLVTEIDRNAQALIVDGIRAAFPGDVVVAEEDADHTRPSGPCWYVDPLDGTTNFVHALPHFAVSIAWFDDEGPRSAAVYDPCKDELFRAERGCGAFMNDAAISVSSVNDLDKALLVTGFPYDRREHAAFYLEYFREFMTSAQDLRRYGSASLDLCYVAAGRFDGFWEWKLHPWDTAAGWLVVTEAGGRVSDFDGAPYDPWLPRVLATNGLIHDQCERVAASVQARVPPS; the protein is encoded by the coding sequence GTGCTTGTGCGCACCCTCCTGGCCTGCGAGCTGGCACAAGCGGCCGGCAAGCTGATCCGCGACGCGGTCGGCACTCGTCGCGATGTCGAGCACAAGTCGGCCGTCGACCTCGTCACCGAGATCGACCGCAATGCGCAGGCTCTCATCGTCGACGGCATTCGAGCCGCGTTCCCCGGCGACGTCGTCGTCGCGGAGGAGGACGCTGACCACACGCGGCCGAGCGGCCCCTGCTGGTACGTCGATCCTCTCGACGGCACGACGAACTTCGTCCACGCCCTGCCCCACTTCGCGGTTTCGATCGCGTGGTTCGACGACGAGGGGCCACGCTCGGCGGCAGTCTACGATCCGTGCAAGGACGAGCTTTTCCGGGCCGAACGCGGCTGCGGCGCTTTCATGAATGACGCCGCGATTTCCGTATCGTCGGTGAACGACCTGGACAAGGCGCTGCTGGTGACCGGGTTTCCCTATGACCGGCGCGAGCATGCGGCCTTTTACCTGGAGTACTTTCGAGAGTTCATGACGAGCGCCCAGGACCTGCGCCGCTACGGCTCGGCCAGCCTCGATCTCTGCTATGTGGCAGCCGGCCGCTTCGACGGGTTCTGGGAGTGGAAGCTGCATCCGTGGGACACGGCGGCCGGATGGCTCGTCGTCACCGAGGCAGGAGGACGCGTCAGCGACTTCGACGGTGCGCCGTACGACCCGTGGCTGCCGCGCGTGCTGGCGACCAACGGGCTGATCCATGACCAGTGCGAGCGGGTTGCGGCCTCCGTCCAGGCGCGGGTCCCCCCGAGCTGA